A genomic stretch from Colwellia sp. Arc7-635 includes:
- a CDS encoding isocitrate dehydrogenase, translated as MAKQTITVIPGDGIGPDIIDATIKVLDKAGCDFEYEYADAGLTALENHGDLVPESTLALIKKNKIALKGPLTTPVGDGFTSINVTLRKHFQLYANVRPVLSFKGTKARYENIDIITIRENTEGMYSGLGQTVSADGNHAEAMSLVTREGAERIVTFAYETAIKEGRKKVTAVHKANILKSTSGLFLKVAREVAARYPQIESTEMIVDNCCMQLVMNPEQFDVIVTTNLFGDILSDLCAGLVGGLGMAPGANIGNGCAIFEAVHGSAPDIAGKNLANPTSVILAAIQMLEYLGMADEADNIRRAITDVIESGDRTTRDLGGTHGTTDFTDAVLERL; from the coding sequence ATGGCTAAACAAACCATAACAGTGATCCCAGGTGACGGCATAGGTCCAGATATTATAGACGCAACTATCAAGGTATTAGATAAAGCAGGCTGTGATTTTGAATATGAGTATGCTGATGCCGGCCTTACCGCCTTGGAGAATCATGGCGATTTAGTGCCAGAATCAACACTCGCGTTGATTAAAAAGAATAAAATTGCTTTAAAAGGTCCATTAACAACACCTGTTGGTGATGGTTTTACATCAATTAACGTTACCTTACGTAAGCATTTTCAGTTATACGCTAACGTACGCCCTGTACTGTCATTTAAAGGCACTAAGGCACGTTATGAAAATATCGATATCATCACCATTCGTGAAAACACTGAGGGTATGTATTCAGGCCTTGGTCAAACAGTATCAGCTGACGGAAATCACGCAGAAGCAATGAGTCTTGTTACTCGTGAAGGTGCTGAACGCATTGTAACCTTCGCCTATGAAACGGCGATAAAAGAAGGTCGTAAAAAAGTTACCGCTGTTCATAAAGCTAATATTTTGAAATCAACATCAGGTTTATTTCTTAAAGTAGCTCGAGAAGTTGCAGCACGTTACCCACAAATTGAATCAACAGAGATGATTGTTGACAACTGTTGTATGCAGTTAGTAATGAACCCTGAACAATTTGACGTTATTGTTACCACGAATTTATTTGGTGATATATTGTCAGATCTTTGTGCTGGTTTAGTGGGTGGTTTAGGTATGGCACCAGGCGCTAATATTGGTAACGGTTGTGCAATATTCGAAGCGGTTCATGGCAGTGCGCCTGACATTGCAGGTAAAAACTTAGCCAATCCTACATCTGTTATTTTAGCTGCTATTCAAATGCTAGAGTATTTAGGTATGGCTGATGAAGCTGATAACATTCGTCGTGCGATTACGGATGTTATTGAGTCGGGTGACCGCACTACACGTGACCTGGGTGGCACACATGGCACTACCGACTTCACAGATGCAGTTTTAGAGCGTTTATAA
- a CDS encoding DUF3192 domain-containing protein, with translation MNKKIIGRILIALAAYGVFVALVVNFYDDSPAKMQWEDREAYNRQFIAKLKLEDFNFNHAIEQLGSPDITEAKIVNESSYQVSFYRTQHVKSDGITTQDECTALLFTNGILTAIGKTAYQQFLKL, from the coding sequence GTGAATAAAAAAATCATTGGCAGAATATTAATCGCCTTAGCAGCATATGGAGTGTTTGTCGCTTTAGTAGTCAATTTTTATGACGACAGCCCAGCCAAAATGCAATGGGAAGATCGAGAAGCTTACAATCGACAATTTATCGCTAAACTTAAATTAGAAGACTTTAATTTTAATCACGCTATTGAACAATTGGGCAGCCCTGATATTACCGAAGCTAAAATAGTTAACGAGAGTAGTTACCAAGTGAGTTTTTATCGCACTCAACACGTGAAATCTGATGGTATTACAACACAAGACGAATGCACTGCATTGCTATTTACTAATGGCATACTAACGGCAATTGGTAAAACTGCCTACCAACAATTTTTAAAGCTATAA
- the xni gene encoding flap endonuclease Xni: MTVNLVLIDALNLIRRIYAVQERPFLLNNELADNTKQQVLFNTAKACDQALAKIIEQLQPSHALAVFDSQAPCWRYELYPDYKKGRKKMPEHLAEHLADIQDRFMQQHVDSLVSEVDEADDLIATLAIKVALRGQNVTVISTDKCFLSLLSPNIQVYDYFNRRYLDEDYVVNKFNVKPDKLMDLWTLTGDNTNKIPGVAGIGQVTASKLLNQYGSIKAILNAKDLKHTISEKLAQHDEQITLSRKLLTLKVDIPLGFNLKDIRLTDENTFASP; the protein is encoded by the coding sequence ATGACGGTTAATTTAGTATTGATTGATGCTTTAAATTTGATCAGAAGAATTTATGCCGTACAAGAACGGCCATTTTTATTAAATAATGAGCTCGCTGACAATACCAAGCAGCAGGTTTTATTTAATACTGCTAAAGCTTGTGATCAAGCTTTAGCAAAAATTATTGAGCAACTACAACCTAGCCATGCACTTGCTGTTTTTGACTCGCAAGCACCCTGTTGGCGTTATGAGCTTTATCCCGATTACAAAAAGGGCCGTAAGAAAATGCCCGAACATTTAGCTGAGCATTTAGCTGATATTCAAGATAGGTTTATGCAACAACATGTAGACTCTTTGGTTTCAGAGGTCGATGAAGCAGATGACTTAATTGCCACACTAGCGATAAAAGTAGCACTACGTGGCCAGAACGTTACCGTTATATCTACTGATAAATGTTTTCTGTCACTGCTTAGTCCCAATATCCAAGTTTATGACTATTTTAATCGCCGTTATTTAGATGAAGATTATGTGGTGAATAAATTTAATGTCAAGCCAGACAAATTGATGGATTTATGGACATTAACAGGCGATAACACCAACAAAATTCCGGGGGTTGCAGGTATTGGACAAGTCACAGCATCAAAATTACTCAACCAATATGGTTCCATTAAAGCCATTCTTAATGCCAAGGATTTAAAACATACAATCAGTGAGAAACTGGCACAGCATGATGAACAAATAACGCTAAGTCGAAAATTACTCACTTTGAAGGTTGATATTCCACTAGGCTTTAATTTAAAAGACATCAGACTAACAGATGAAAATACGTTTGCCAGCCCTTAA
- the ppnN gene encoding nucleotide 5'-monophosphate nucleosidase PpnN translates to MHTQINPVGKMNLLSQAEVDRLQQSATSELYNLYRNCSLAVLNAGSHTDNAEDIYQQFQDFKIKVLRRERGVKLALDNPPEHAFVDGVIIKGIQEHLSAVLRDILFIGDCYSSNISTSDSATNMTFDMLRNANAIIPDSPPNLITCWGGHSINSTEYKYTKEVGYHLGLRGFNICTGCGPGAMKGPMKGATFGHAKQRNTTGRYLGLTEPSIIAAEPPNPIVNELVIMPDIEKRLEAFVRMSHGIIIFPGGAGTAEELLYILGIMLHSKNQSQKLPIILTGPIESAEYFEQIDNFIAATLGEKAQQLYKIIIGDAEEVAKTFKLTTEEVVAHRKLTGDSYHFNWSLAIEPEFQQPFEPDHDNMSALNLHFDQDIASLAANLRRAFSGIVAGNVKASGIKAIREHGPFEISGDNEIMALMDTLLNSFVKQQRMKLPGSEYVPCYKVIEG, encoded by the coding sequence ATGCATACCCAAATTAATCCTGTTGGCAAGATGAATCTGCTGTCTCAAGCCGAAGTTGACCGCTTACAGCAATCAGCAACCAGTGAGCTCTATAATCTCTATCGTAATTGCTCTCTCGCCGTACTAAATGCTGGTAGTCATACCGACAATGCAGAAGATATCTATCAACAATTTCAAGATTTCAAGATTAAAGTGCTGCGACGCGAACGTGGTGTTAAATTAGCGCTAGATAATCCCCCTGAACATGCCTTTGTCGACGGCGTGATTATAAAAGGTATTCAGGAGCATCTATCTGCCGTGCTACGCGACATATTATTCATTGGTGATTGTTATAGTTCCAATATTAGCACCAGTGACAGTGCAACTAATATGACTTTCGATATGCTGCGTAATGCCAACGCTATTATTCCTGACAGCCCTCCTAACTTGATCACCTGTTGGGGAGGTCATTCAATTAACAGCACTGAATATAAATACACTAAAGAAGTGGGCTATCACCTAGGGCTACGTGGTTTTAATATTTGTACCGGCTGTGGCCCAGGTGCAATGAAAGGTCCGATGAAAGGAGCAACATTTGGCCATGCTAAACAGCGTAATACTACTGGGCGCTACTTAGGATTGACTGAACCGAGTATCATTGCGGCAGAGCCACCCAACCCTATTGTTAATGAGTTGGTTATCATGCCAGACATTGAAAAGCGTTTAGAGGCCTTTGTTCGCATGTCTCACGGCATTATCATTTTCCCTGGAGGTGCCGGTACTGCTGAAGAGTTGCTTTATATTCTAGGTATTATGTTGCATTCAAAAAATCAATCACAAAAATTACCTATTATTTTAACGGGGCCAATCGAGAGTGCCGAATATTTCGAACAGATTGATAATTTTATTGCCGCAACTCTCGGTGAAAAAGCCCAACAGCTTTACAAAATAATTATTGGTGATGCCGAAGAAGTGGCCAAAACGTTTAAGTTAACCACTGAAGAAGTCGTTGCACATCGTAAACTCACTGGTGATTCATATCATTTTAATTGGTCATTAGCTATTGAGCCTGAGTTTCAGCAGCCATTTGAGCCTGATCATGACAACATGTCAGCACTCAATTTACATTTTGATCAAGATATTGCCTCATTAGCCGCTAACTTACGTCGTGCATTTTCAGGCATTGTCGCAGGTAATGTTAAAGCCAGTGGTATAAAAGCCATACGCGAACATGGACCATTCGAAATCAGTGGCGACAATGAAATAATGGCATTGATGGATACGTTATTGAATTCATTTGTTAAACAACAAAGAATGAAACTACCTGGTAGTGAATATGTACCTTGTTACAAGGTCATTGAAGGTTAA
- a CDS encoding GGDEF domain-containing protein, whose translation MSENSVAEKTISHLKSRLDTAISARSTLEQEFSAQSALLTGFIGKLSQACKGTDILLDNRLAKLRTALKKSTSFADLEKEISTISALLQKHSVQNDTNIKKIQAQLQASGTRLQKVKKLPPDNRRYLKTLIDKIQQDQSSPVQYVSLMSEFITFYESVLPTHSSQQTLNSVTRNETISTEKINTIDSVNNSRLEKSENTNEQTVSKKLLGRFNSILNTLVISPKHKADINEIKSSLKGNISNHILMTKCLNVFDLIIEDLKQERSTAKVFLSTLSETLASVQASVNSTIASTADSNIKNDRINKELKDKITEMSIEINGTGSLTEMKEDVNKKLLQIAKALKNKTQLEEKQRIILQDKLTKMSAQVEQLELQSQTFEKRIQEQQAKSLQDALTKLGNRAAFDEYFAKEIEQYHAHNFDLAITVVDLDDFKRINDTYGHIAGDKTLQVIANTLKKVIADDAFIGRYGGEEFVLIFSNINKATVLSKLNILREKVASLPFTFKNDRVSITLSIGVTLIEKADNVHSAFERADAALYQAKKDGKNRVIYG comes from the coding sequence ATGAGCGAAAACTCTGTTGCGGAAAAAACTATCAGCCATTTAAAGTCACGGCTTGATACCGCTATTAGCGCTCGAAGCACGCTAGAACAAGAGTTCAGTGCACAATCGGCATTACTGACTGGTTTTATCGGTAAATTATCACAAGCTTGTAAAGGCACAGATATATTACTTGATAATAGATTAGCAAAATTAAGAACGGCGTTAAAAAAATCGACGAGCTTCGCTGATTTAGAAAAAGAAATTAGTACTATATCTGCCTTGCTACAAAAACATTCTGTGCAAAATGACACCAATATAAAAAAAATACAGGCACAATTACAAGCTTCAGGTACCCGCTTACAAAAGGTAAAAAAATTACCTCCAGACAATCGTCGATACTTAAAAACACTGATAGATAAAATTCAGCAAGATCAAAGTTCACCAGTTCAATACGTCTCACTGATGAGTGAATTTATTACTTTTTATGAAAGCGTCTTACCGACTCATAGTAGCCAACAGACTCTAAATTCAGTTACCCGTAACGAAACTATTAGCACTGAAAAAATTAATACAATTGATAGCGTCAATAACTCTCGTTTAGAAAAATCAGAAAATACAAATGAACAAACAGTGTCAAAAAAATTACTGGGGCGCTTTAATTCCATTTTAAATACTTTAGTCATTTCACCAAAACACAAAGCTGATATCAATGAAATAAAGTCTAGTTTGAAAGGCAATATTTCTAATCATATTTTAATGACCAAATGTCTCAATGTTTTTGATCTTATCATTGAAGATTTAAAACAAGAACGCAGTACAGCTAAAGTGTTTCTATCAACATTAAGTGAAACTTTAGCCTCCGTTCAAGCCTCTGTAAATTCAACTATTGCCAGTACGGCAGATTCGAACATAAAAAATGATCGAATCAATAAAGAACTAAAAGATAAAATAACAGAAATGAGCATCGAAATTAACGGCACAGGTTCGTTGACTGAGATGAAAGAAGATGTAAATAAGAAGCTCCTGCAAATAGCTAAGGCACTTAAAAACAAAACTCAACTAGAAGAAAAACAACGCATCATTCTACAAGATAAATTAACTAAAATGTCTGCTCAAGTTGAACAATTAGAATTACAGAGCCAAACGTTTGAAAAACGTATTCAAGAGCAACAAGCTAAAAGCTTGCAAGATGCACTAACCAAATTAGGTAACCGAGCCGCTTTTGATGAATATTTTGCGAAAGAGATAGAGCAATATCATGCTCATAATTTCGATTTAGCGATTACTGTTGTTGACTTAGATGACTTTAAGCGTATCAATGATACCTACGGCCATATTGCTGGCGATAAAACCTTGCAAGTTATTGCTAACACCTTAAAAAAGGTTATTGCTGATGATGCATTTATTGGCCGTTATGGTGGTGAAGAATTTGTCTTGATTTTCAGTAATATTAATAAAGCAACCGTCCTTAGCAAGCTCAACATATTACGCGAAAAAGTTGCCAGCTTACCTTTTACCTTTAAAAATGATCGTGTCAGTATCACCCTCTCTATTGGTGTCACCTTGATAGAAAAAGCTGATAATGTACATTCCGCCTTTGAACGTGCTGATGCCGCATTATATCAAGCAAAAAAAGATGGTAAAAATAGAGTTATTTACGGATAA
- the queF gene encoding NADPH-dependent 7-cyano-7-deazaguanine reductase QueF (Catalyzes the NADPH-dependent reduction of 7-cyano-7-deazaguanine (preQ0) to 7-aminomethyl-7-deazaguanine (preQ1) in queuosine biosynthesis) — MSTYTNAKELSNLALGKTTHYCSQYNPELLQAVPRSLNRDSLDLTAEKLPFIGEDVWYGYELSWLNDKGKPVVAVAEFIFPCSSPNIVESKSFKLYLNSFNQTKFASWQQVELALINDLSATAGATAQVKLFPVNDCPALALSEDTALCIDDLDIDIEHYQLAPESLKNTEQNAGHNIEHSIEPNVNEYLVCHLLKSNCLITNQPDWASVYITYSGQKICHESLLRYLISFRQHNEFHEQCVERIFCDIQQYCQVDSLTVFARYTRRGGLDINPFRSTSDKKAPKLRTLRQ, encoded by the coding sequence ATGAGCACTTATACAAACGCAAAAGAGTTAAGTAACTTAGCACTTGGAAAAACAACGCACTATTGCAGCCAATATAACCCAGAATTACTGCAAGCGGTACCAAGAAGCTTAAATAGAGATAGCTTGGACTTAACCGCTGAAAAACTTCCGTTTATCGGTGAAGATGTTTGGTATGGTTATGAATTATCATGGCTAAATGATAAGGGTAAACCTGTTGTCGCGGTGGCTGAGTTTATTTTTCCGTGCAGTAGTCCAAATATTGTTGAATCAAAATCATTTAAATTGTATCTCAATAGTTTTAATCAAACTAAATTCGCTTCATGGCAGCAAGTAGAGTTAGCGTTAATTAATGATTTATCTGCCACTGCAGGCGCTACTGCACAAGTAAAACTATTTCCAGTAAACGACTGTCCGGCACTTGCTTTATCTGAAGATACAGCATTGTGTATCGATGACTTAGATATTGATATTGAGCATTATCAATTAGCACCTGAAAGTTTGAAAAATACTGAGCAAAATGCAGGACATAATATCGAACACAGCATCGAACCGAATGTTAATGAATATTTAGTCTGTCATTTGTTAAAATCGAACTGCTTAATTACTAATCAACCTGATTGGGCGAGTGTTTATATAACGTATAGTGGTCAAAAAATTTGCCATGAAAGCTTATTAAGGTATTTAATTTCTTTTCGCCAACATAATGAGTTTCATGAACAATGTGTCGAACGAATTTTTTGTGACATACAGCAATATTGTCAAGTTGATAGCTTAACTGTCTTTGCCAGATACACACGCAGAGGGGGTCTAGATATTAATCCTTTTCGTTCAACAAGTGATAAAAAAGCACCTAAACTAAGAACACTTAGACAGTAA
- the syd gene encoding SecY-interacting protein: MKISNSSLHELVWNFSQDYLQSYQQRFQHLPITEKDENWPSPCEQGLHKELFALWHPLKIDDSLTFDNVEAALEVQLHVDIKAYFTAIYSDSLDANCPEGDLSLLFAWNEKDFARLQENIIGHILMKTKLKQKLTVFFAITDDEDHIISLDNATGAIWVEKVGCEPHKKLADTLADFLVQLTPRIPPKDIEEH; this comes from the coding sequence ATGAAAATATCAAATTCTTCTCTTCATGAACTCGTGTGGAATTTTTCTCAAGATTATTTACAAAGCTATCAACAAAGATTTCAACATTTACCGATCACCGAGAAAGATGAAAATTGGCCATCTCCTTGTGAACAAGGTTTGCATAAAGAACTTTTTGCTTTGTGGCACCCCCTTAAAATAGACGACTCGCTAACTTTTGATAATGTTGAAGCTGCTTTAGAAGTGCAACTTCATGTTGATATTAAAGCATATTTCACTGCTATTTATAGCGATAGCCTGGATGCCAATTGTCCTGAAGGTGATTTATCTTTGTTATTTGCGTGGAACGAAAAAGACTTTGCACGTTTACAAGAAAATATTATTGGTCATATTTTAATGAAAACGAAGCTAAAGCAAAAATTAACCGTTTTTTTCGCCATCACCGATGACGAAGACCATATTATATCGTTGGACAATGCAACAGGTGCCATTTGGGTAGAAAAAGTCGGCTGTGAACCGCATAAAAAACTTGCAGATACGCTTGCTGACTTTCTAGTGCAATTGACACCGAGGATCCCACCAAAGGATATAGAAGAACATTAA
- a CDS encoding DUF3192 domain-containing protein, with protein sequence MKKSLLALIVVAPLTFGLTGCVIAVGGEDGHSISGDFEDREYENRKKIARIQLNSAFSDVSRTMGVADFSETYLDNEKTVNVVYYRTHRLHKDGLTTKDECTKLIFVSNSLTAIEQGG encoded by the coding sequence ATGAAAAAATCGTTATTAGCATTAATTGTTGTTGCACCATTAACCTTTGGATTGACTGGCTGTGTAATTGCTGTGGGTGGAGAAGATGGTCACTCAATTTCAGGAGACTTCGAAGATAGAGAATATGAGAATAGAAAGAAAATTGCACGTATTCAGTTAAATTCCGCGTTTTCTGATGTTTCTCGTACAATGGGCGTTGCCGATTTTAGCGAAACATACTTAGATAATGAAAAAACAGTTAATGTGGTTTATTACCGTACTCACCGCTTACATAAAGATGGTTTAACCACTAAAGATGAGTGCACAAAGTTGATCTTTGTTAGTAATAGCTTAACAGCTATTGAGCAAGGCGGCTAA
- a CDS encoding DUF3300 domain-containing protein: protein MQKAINKRSLGHLILSLSSALVLSVPAFAAVDNNINHNSNSTSFVEKNALADDQKSSIEQANSPIFSSAELEQMLAPIALYPDALLTHILIASTYPIEVVDAERWLSKNPQLTTKTNTQAIADAAEEKDWDASVKALLPFPTVLKELSEDLHWMRDLGDAFLQDETQVLASIQVLREQADQAGNLNNMSNVNVIRETRTIIIEPRQTDLIYVPYYDSRVVYGNWRWAHHPPIYWHQPRHFASHHGPYYWHNPVHLSVGLFFGAVQWNNRHVVVHHHKSRYYKRHSNRKASTSYQAQRWQHNPRHRKGVAYRTTQIQKKYRSHAQSAQQHKVIRSKQKHFISNKHVTKNTSQQHQSLNHKLKVNRAQKIDKHQLRRARLTKTESYKQDKWQENKVKSHVYQGNKATEQSTRSHAKRHENKHISTKSYTKPVNNVRHTVSKAQRQKSEKREHKRSNTRVEKHRKHNTMRTQQSKVRQQN from the coding sequence ATGCAAAAAGCTATAAACAAACGTTCACTAGGTCACCTGATACTATCGTTATCAAGCGCGTTGGTATTATCAGTACCAGCCTTTGCTGCTGTTGATAACAACATTAATCACAATAGTAACTCAACATCTTTTGTGGAAAAAAATGCACTTGCAGACGATCAAAAATCATCGATAGAGCAAGCAAATAGCCCTATTTTCAGTAGTGCTGAGTTGGAGCAAATGCTAGCGCCTATAGCATTATACCCGGATGCTTTACTTACTCATATCCTCATTGCCAGCACGTATCCTATCGAAGTTGTTGACGCTGAACGCTGGTTGAGTAAAAATCCACAACTTACCACTAAAACGAACACGCAAGCTATAGCCGATGCGGCTGAAGAGAAAGACTGGGACGCAAGTGTTAAAGCCCTATTACCTTTTCCTACGGTACTTAAAGAACTAAGCGAAGACTTACATTGGATGCGCGACTTAGGCGATGCATTTTTGCAAGATGAAACGCAAGTGCTTGCCAGTATACAAGTATTACGTGAACAAGCTGATCAAGCGGGTAACCTTAACAATATGAGCAACGTTAATGTCATTCGTGAAACAAGAACAATCATTATTGAACCCAGACAAACTGATTTGATTTATGTACCTTATTACGACTCACGTGTTGTTTATGGTAATTGGCGTTGGGCACATCATCCTCCAATCTATTGGCACCAACCTCGACACTTTGCTTCACATCACGGTCCTTATTATTGGCATAATCCTGTACACCTTAGCGTGGGATTGTTTTTTGGCGCTGTGCAATGGAACAACCGTCACGTGGTTGTCCATCATCATAAATCTCGGTATTACAAACGCCATAGTAATAGAAAGGCTTCAACAAGTTACCAAGCTCAGCGCTGGCAACATAATCCTCGCCACAGAAAAGGCGTTGCTTATCGCACAACACAAATACAAAAAAAATATCGTAGCCACGCACAAAGCGCTCAGCAACATAAGGTCATACGCTCAAAGCAAAAACATTTTATCAGTAATAAGCATGTGACTAAAAACACCAGTCAACAACACCAGAGCTTAAATCATAAGTTAAAGGTTAATCGTGCACAAAAAATTGATAAGCATCAGCTGAGAAGAGCAAGGCTAACGAAAACTGAGTCATATAAGCAAGACAAGTGGCAGGAAAACAAAGTGAAAAGCCATGTCTATCAAGGCAATAAAGCAACAGAGCAATCGACTCGTTCGCATGCTAAGCGACATGAAAACAAGCACATCTCAACTAAAAGCTATACTAAGCCAGTAAATAACGTCAGGCACACAGTGAGTAAAGCGCAACGTCAAAAAAGTGAAAAAAGAGAACATAAACGTTCAAATACGCGTGTTGAAAAACACCGAAAGCACAACACGATGAGAACGCAGCAAAGCAAAGTAAGACAGCAAAACTAG
- a CDS encoding ATP-binding protein yields MIFILLPIVGLIISNAYEKHMVASIENELSAYSYSILAIIEVEDDTLVMPEQLLETQFNVSQSGLYAVLTKNSETLKNNARHNSSSDKLWSSQSLLAPWQAHSFRHPKLGKSAFYQVEIAKVPHYVYSLSVSYGSEQQPFSMTLHIIKEQTDLTYMMAEFHHQLILGLAGLMLVLLMIQYLWSLWTLKPLNTLRIELSDVEQGKSERLSGSYPTELHQVTEQLNLLLSAEQKQRQRYRNALSDLAHSLKTPLAVMQTQQELSALTQEQLNIINAMIEHQLRKAQSAGQSSWHLGTTITPIAKKLVSSLEKIYREKSLIFNINIAAQCNFKGDEADLLEILGNLLDNACKAAASKVQLDISYDEKTSSIMMVIQDDGSGIEPVLREEILKRGTRADTYQQGHGIGLAIVRDLVDSYQGSIVIDSSAQLKGAKFTLKFPS; encoded by the coding sequence ATGATCTTCATTTTGTTACCAATCGTGGGTTTGATCATCAGCAATGCCTATGAAAAGCATATGGTTGCAAGTATTGAAAATGAATTATCAGCCTATTCATACTCTATTTTAGCGATCATTGAAGTTGAGGATGACACCCTTGTTATGCCTGAACAGCTATTAGAAACACAATTTAATGTCAGCCAATCAGGTTTATACGCCGTATTAACAAAAAATTCAGAGACTCTCAAAAATAACGCAAGGCATAACTCATCATCAGATAAATTGTGGAGTTCGCAGTCATTGCTAGCACCATGGCAAGCTCATAGTTTTCGTCATCCTAAATTAGGAAAAAGTGCTTTCTATCAAGTTGAAATAGCGAAAGTACCACACTACGTTTATAGCTTGAGTGTTAGTTATGGTAGCGAGCAACAGCCCTTTTCTATGACCTTACATATCATAAAAGAGCAAACCGATTTAACCTACATGATGGCAGAGTTTCATCACCAATTGATATTAGGCTTAGCGGGTTTAATGTTGGTATTATTAATGATCCAATATCTTTGGTCGTTATGGACTCTAAAGCCGTTAAATACTTTGAGAATAGAACTTAGTGATGTTGAACAAGGTAAAAGCGAACGTCTCAGCGGCTCTTACCCTACAGAGTTACATCAAGTAACTGAGCAATTAAATTTATTATTAAGCGCAGAGCAAAAACAACGTCAACGTTATCGAAATGCACTCTCAGATCTTGCTCATAGTTTAAAAACACCGTTAGCTGTTATGCAGACTCAGCAGGAACTTTCAGCACTAACCCAAGAGCAATTGAATATTATCAATGCCATGATTGAGCATCAACTACGTAAAGCACAGAGCGCAGGACAATCTTCCTGGCATTTAGGTACGACAATTACGCCTATAGCCAAAAAGTTAGTCAGTAGTCTAGAAAAAATATACCGAGAAAAATCATTGATATTTAACATTAACATTGCAGCACAGTGTAATTTTAAAGGCGATGAAGCTGATCTATTAGAAATACTTGGAAATTTACTCGATAACGCCTGCAAAGCGGCTGCGAGCAAAGTTCAACTGGATATTAGCTATGATGAAAAGACAAGCTCGATAATGATGGTTATTCAAGATGACGGCTCCGGTATCGAGCCAGTACTAAGAGAGGAAATCCTAAAACGTGGCACCCGAGCAGACACTTATCAGCAGGGTCATGGTATAGGTTTAGCAATCGTTAGGGATTTAGTTGATAGTTACCAAGGAAGTATAGTTATCGACTCATCCGCACAACTAAAAGGTGCCAAATTCACACTAAAATTTCCATCATGA
- a CDS encoding response regulator transcription factor, protein MRILLVEDDKNLQQHVKEHLVLAKYSVDVASDGESGLFQGQEFPYDAAIIDLGLPKIDGVNVVKTLREQGFSFPILILTARGSWQDKVSGLDAGADDYLTKPFHIEELLARLNALIRRSAGQASPVIENGPFTINTASMQVSVNSINVSLSSYEYKLFEYLMHHLGEVQSKIQLTEHIYDQDFDLDSNVIEVFIRRLRKKLDPENQYKFIETLRGQGYLLKDLTKLN, encoded by the coding sequence ATGAGAATATTACTCGTCGAAGATGATAAAAACCTTCAGCAACATGTAAAAGAGCACTTGGTACTAGCAAAATACAGTGTAGATGTCGCCAGTGATGGTGAGTCTGGCTTATTTCAAGGGCAGGAATTTCCATATGACGCTGCAATTATCGATTTAGGATTGCCTAAAATTGATGGTGTTAATGTAGTAAAAACCTTACGTGAACAAGGTTTTAGCTTCCCTATATTAATATTAACCGCTCGCGGTAGTTGGCAAGATAAAGTTTCTGGATTAGATGCAGGGGCGGATGATTATTTAACCAAACCCTTTCATATTGAAGAATTACTAGCAAGATTAAACGCTTTAATACGCCGCAGTGCCGGTCAAGCAAGTCCTGTAATTGAAAACGGGCCATTTACCATAAATACAGCAAGCATGCAGGTTAGCGTTAACAGTATTAATGTTTCGTTAAGCAGCTATGAATACAAGTTATTTGAATATTTAATGCATCATTTAGGTGAAGTGCAGTCAAAAATACAACTTACTGAACATATTTACGACCAAGACTTTGATTTAGACTCCAATGTCATTGAGGTATTTATTCGTCGTTTACGCAAGAAGCTTGATCCTGAGAACCAATATAAATTTATCGAAACGTTGCGTGGTCAGGGCTACTTATTAAAAGATTTAACCAAACTCAATTAA